The Neobacillus sp. OS1-2 genome includes a window with the following:
- a CDS encoding G5 domain-containing protein, with translation MRNPQGIKLFIALIACTGFIFSFSHFGASAFEQVYSNKRQVEENKKISPVDQSGLKEQQEMNQTIAVISESSNSINENNPELTNWVKQFPSLEIGPQSSFSLLGLLDDNSLQSYSNRTLSKIATAIYKSIIPTNFYITERHISRELPDYAKLGFEANVNSNNNMDFVVTNPNDHKYTINFKLIDQLLYVSINGPKLQYSYKIIQNDKELFQPKTIIHYDAKLPFNSEKMETKGKEGSVIKVYREKIDKNGVTLSKELLSEDFYPPINQVILHSLLSSGTSGTSQNENNSSDSTVDKSKSEGTVDETKQSENPDDTGENSSTTSDLWGKPNEVPK, from the coding sequence ATGAGAAATCCTCAAGGCATTAAACTTTTTATAGCTCTTATAGCATGTACCGGTTTTATTTTTAGTTTTTCTCATTTTGGGGCAAGTGCTTTTGAACAGGTATATTCGAATAAAAGACAGGTTGAAGAAAATAAAAAAATTAGTCCTGTTGATCAATCAGGACTAAAGGAACAACAGGAAATGAACCAAACTATTGCTGTCATATCCGAGTCGAGTAATTCCATAAATGAAAATAACCCAGAATTAACCAATTGGGTAAAACAATTTCCTTCTTTAGAAATTGGACCGCAATCATCCTTTTCGTTATTGGGACTTTTAGATGACAATAGTTTACAATCCTATTCAAATAGAACGTTAAGCAAAATTGCAACAGCTATCTATAAATCTATTATTCCCACCAATTTTTATATAACTGAGCGGCACATAAGCAGAGAATTACCTGATTATGCTAAACTTGGTTTTGAAGCAAACGTTAATTCAAACAATAATATGGATTTTGTTGTTACAAATCCAAACGACCACAAGTACACGATTAACTTTAAACTGATTGATCAGTTATTGTATGTATCGATAAATGGACCAAAACTCCAGTATTCCTACAAAATTATTCAAAATGATAAGGAATTGTTTCAGCCTAAAACTATTATTCATTACGATGCAAAACTTCCTTTTAACAGTGAAAAGATGGAAACAAAAGGAAAAGAAGGTTCTGTTATTAAAGTTTATCGTGAAAAGATTGATAAGAATGGAGTTACTTTGAGTAAAGAACTCCTTTCGGAAGACTTTTATCCTCCTATCAATCAAGTCATTCTTCATAGTTTACTAAGCAGCGGAACATCCGGCACGAGTCAAAATGAAAATAACTCTTCAGATTCTACTGTAGATAAGTCTAAATCTGAGGGGACTGTAGATGAAACAAAACAATCAGAAAATCCAGATGATACCGGTGAGAATTCCTCAACCACAAGTGATCTTTGGGGAAAACCAAACGAAGTGCCTAAATAA
- a CDS encoding PRC-barrel domain-containing protein produces the protein MKNSSQITGLPIISISDGIQVGKVKSLVINPDKGSIDFLTIDNEDWQVSIKAIPFKKVIGIGEYAVTVDSENAIIDLNEIPITNQLVNKKIKISNTKVMTRKGELLGEVTEFFVDENTGHILGMELKIAGNNVALLSEFVLTYGKDIIIVKEDSGNHFLETADELDPEFRKQTPEIEEKENHFDNDLVSELLGDTNSSIELVDDSMDMAALKEKQIEILKGKKLLKDILDTKGTILFTEGTELTTEDIIKAQEEGPSVLVELSMNVQA, from the coding sequence ATGAAAAATAGTTCTCAAATAACAGGGTTACCAATTATTAGTATTTCAGATGGTATACAAGTCGGAAAGGTAAAATCACTAGTGATTAACCCTGACAAAGGTTCAATTGATTTTTTAACTATAGATAACGAAGATTGGCAGGTTAGCATCAAAGCGATTCCCTTTAAGAAGGTAATTGGAATTGGTGAATATGCAGTTACTGTTGATAGTGAAAATGCCATTATCGATTTGAATGAAATTCCTATCACAAACCAGCTAGTTAATAAAAAGATTAAAATTTCTAATACGAAGGTCATGACCAGAAAAGGGGAGCTTCTTGGGGAAGTAACCGAGTTTTTTGTAGATGAAAATACTGGACATATCCTTGGTATGGAACTAAAGATTGCCGGTAATAATGTGGCCCTTCTTTCCGAATTTGTCCTAACGTATGGAAAGGATATTATTATTGTGAAGGAAGATTCAGGTAATCATTTTCTTGAAACTGCTGATGAGCTAGATCCTGAATTTAGGAAACAAACTCCTGAAATCGAAGAAAAAGAGAACCATTTCGATAATGATTTAGTAAGTGAATTATTAGGGGATACTAATTCTTCCATTGAGCTAGTAGATGATAGCATGGACATGGCTGCCCTTAAAGAGAAGCAAATAGAAATTTTAAAGGGTAAGAAGCTTCTTAAAGACATTCTAGATACAAAAGGAACTATTCTTTTTACAGAAGGTACTGAACTGACTACAGAAGATATTATTAAAGCACAAGAAGAAGGTCCAAGTGTTTTGGTTGAACTATCCATGAATGTCCAAGCTTGA
- a CDS encoding prepilin-type N-terminal cleavage/methylation domain-containing protein: protein MNLKKIISSNNGLSLIEVLVSLTILGIISIGIMNFFSQAYSFTSSNQNKTNAINVARNAMMYMEKQSFIEIKDEFDRNPSKEISLFICQKQYKMFWEGETVDPSCTPILVNEVEYSVSIHADNTEEDKSYILPITVKVEWTKHKKSNFTELEGVIKSEDIR from the coding sequence ATGAATCTAAAAAAAATTATTTCTAGTAATAATGGCCTATCGTTGATTGAAGTCTTAGTTTCACTTACCATTTTAGGAATCATCTCCATAGGTATTATGAACTTTTTCTCCCAAGCTTACTCTTTTACAAGTTCCAATCAAAATAAAACCAACGCCATAAATGTAGCGCGCAATGCCATGATGTATATGGAAAAACAAAGTTTCATTGAGATAAAAGATGAATTTGATCGTAACCCTTCCAAAGAAATCTCCCTATTTATTTGTCAGAAACAATATAAAATGTTCTGGGAGGGTGAGACGGTTGACCCAAGTTGCACTCCCATCCTAGTCAATGAGGTCGAGTACTCTGTCTCCATTCATGCCGATAATACTGAGGAAGATAAATCATATATTCTTCCCATAACAGTCAAGGTAGAATGGACTAAACATAAAAAAAGCAATTTTACCGAACTTGAGGGAGTTATTAAAAGTGAAGATATTCGATGA
- a CDS encoding prepilin-type N-terminal cleavage/methylation domain-containing protein, with protein MKIFDEKGVTLIELLATLTVLMIVLPVIYGVFSSGLKLYNKIQIEGQLRDDADYAVTMVMNTFYSYPFDEVTECGNNCIALINNKATTVKKEEKNFYTVKKDQVLTEQTSIKIQFPNNDENGDIEIDGKKLDVTSNFDHSTISYTCQNNQVSCEGGKDGMIHIDLQLNHDRLEKPFHLQSQFGF; from the coding sequence GTGAAGATATTCGATGAAAAAGGAGTAACTTTAATTGAACTATTAGCAACTCTTACGGTATTAATGATTGTATTACCAGTCATATATGGTGTTTTCTCCTCGGGATTGAAGCTCTATAATAAAATTCAAATTGAAGGCCAGCTACGAGACGATGCGGATTACGCTGTAACGATGGTGATGAATACCTTTTACTCTTACCCCTTTGATGAAGTTACGGAGTGTGGCAATAATTGCATTGCGTTAATAAACAATAAGGCAACGACGGTTAAAAAGGAGGAAAAAAACTTTTATACCGTCAAAAAGGATCAAGTTCTTACTGAACAAACTTCGATTAAAATTCAATTTCCTAATAATGATGAAAATGGGGATATTGAAATCGATGGGAAAAAGTTGGATGTTACCTCTAATTTTGATCATTCAACGATTTCTTATACTTGTCAAAATAACCAAGTATCTTGCGAGGGTGGAAAAGACGGGATGATTCATATTGATTTACAACTCAATCATGATCGATTAGAGAAGCCCTTTCATCTTCAAAGCCAATTCGGGTTTTAG